Proteins encoded together in one Bradyrhizobium sp. CB82 window:
- the hemN gene encoding oxygen-independent coproporphyrinogen III oxidase: MRADLAASYGDERLPRYTSYPTAPHFSPAVGAEAHAQWLAELPASVSASLYLHVPFCRKMCWYCGCHTQIARRDDVIAAYQQTLRREVELVAGTIGRRIKVAHIHFGGGTPTIMAPEAFTELMASIRQAYFVLPSAEIAIEIDPRTLTAEMTDALALAGVNRASLGVQSFDPRVQLAINRVQSFEQTAAVTRNLRRAGIKGVNFDLIYGLPHQTIASCLDTVRRSLELEPDRFSVFGYAHVPAFKKHQRKIDEAVLPDGLARHDQACAIANALKDAGYVQIGLDHFARPDDAMALAFESKTLRRNFQGYTTDVSDVLLGFGAGAIGHLPQGYVQNEVSIVAYAKAIEAGLLATVKGYALTGDDRLRADIIERIMCDYGADLGAICARHGARADAVLQSAPRLKTLISDGVVRLEGDQLAVAKDSRFLVRSVAAAFDAHLDVARQLHSRAV; this comes from the coding sequence ATGAGAGCGGATCTGGCGGCGAGCTATGGCGACGAACGTCTGCCGCGCTATACGAGCTACCCGACCGCCCCGCATTTCTCGCCCGCGGTCGGCGCCGAGGCTCACGCCCAATGGCTCGCCGAGCTTCCCGCCAGCGTCAGCGCCTCGCTCTATCTGCACGTGCCGTTCTGCCGGAAGATGTGCTGGTACTGCGGCTGCCATACCCAGATCGCCCGCCGCGACGATGTGATCGCGGCCTATCAGCAGACGCTGCGCCGCGAGGTCGAACTGGTGGCCGGCACCATCGGCCGCCGCATCAAGGTCGCGCACATCCATTTTGGCGGCGGCACGCCGACGATCATGGCGCCCGAAGCCTTCACGGAATTGATGGCTTCGATCCGGCAGGCGTACTTCGTGCTGCCGTCGGCCGAGATCGCGATCGAGATCGATCCGCGGACGCTGACGGCCGAGATGACCGACGCGCTGGCGCTTGCCGGCGTCAACCGCGCGAGCCTCGGCGTGCAGAGTTTCGATCCGCGCGTGCAGCTCGCGATCAACCGCGTGCAGAGCTTCGAACAGACCGCTGCCGTCACCCGGAATCTGCGGCGCGCCGGCATCAAGGGCGTCAATTTCGACCTGATCTACGGACTGCCGCACCAGACCATCGCCTCCTGTCTCGACACGGTGCGGCGCAGCCTTGAGCTCGAGCCCGACCGCTTCTCGGTGTTCGGCTATGCCCATGTGCCGGCCTTCAAGAAGCACCAGCGCAAGATCGACGAGGCGGTCCTGCCCGACGGCCTCGCGCGTCACGATCAGGCCTGCGCGATCGCCAACGCGCTGAAGGATGCCGGCTATGTGCAGATCGGGCTCGACCATTTCGCACGTCCCGACGACGCCATGGCGCTTGCCTTCGAGAGCAAGACGCTGCGTCGCAATTTCCAGGGCTATACGACCGATGTGAGCGACGTTCTGCTCGGCTTCGGCGCCGGCGCCATCGGTCATCTGCCGCAGGGCTACGTCCAGAACGAGGTATCGATCGTCGCCTATGCGAAGGCCATCGAGGCCGGCCTCCTCGCAACCGTCAAGGGCTACGCGCTGACCGGCGACGACCGGCTGCGCGCCGACATCATCGAGCGAATCATGTGCGACTACGGCGCCGATCTCGGCGCGATCTGCGCCCGGCACGGCGCGCGAGCCGATGCAGTGCTGCAATCCGCGCCGCGGCTGAAGACGCTGATTTCCGATGGCGTAGTCAGGCTCGAGGGCGACCAGCTCGCTGTCGCCAAGGATTCCCGTTTCCTCGTTCGCAGCGTCGCCGCCGCCTTCGACGCGCATCTGGACGTCGCCAGGCAGCTGCACAGCCGGGCGGTGTGA
- a CDS encoding DUF1858 domain-containing protein: MPFRSDDLVDDIMRTAPHTIRVFLKFRMACVGCPIACFHTVDDACREHAIDREKFIAALCESVPA; encoded by the coding sequence ATGCCCTTCCGATCTGACGATCTCGTCGACGACATCATGCGCACGGCGCCGCATACGATCCGCGTGTTCCTGAAGTTCCGGATGGCGTGCGTCGGCTGTCCGATTGCCTGCTTCCACACTGTCGACGATGCCTGCCGCGAGCACGCGATCGATCGCGAAAAATTCATCGCCGCACTGTGCGAGAGCGTTCCGGCGTGA
- a CDS encoding IS110 family transposase, which yields MNPKRSKSKDGGKMPMVHPNAAAIDVGATMHMAAVRADRAPEPVHSFGTFTADLHRLVDWFTECGVETVVMESTSVYWIPIFELLDARGFTVFLVNARDAKHVPGRKTDVSDAQWLQRLHSFGLLRASFQPKGQIAELRAYVRQRERLLEYAASHIQHMQKALTEMNLQLHHVVADITGATGLRIIRAILAGERDPEALACLRHYSCHASAETIAKALTGSYRAEHLFALEQALALYDTYHEKASACDARIEAVLKELSNHRGRGHGPAPPASLRRNRTDQANALAFDVREALFALLGKDITTIDGLGSYLSLKLIAECGDDLSSWPSAKHFTSWLGLAPSNKVSGGKRLSSRTRRSGGRAAALLRLAAVTVGRTDTALGAFYRRLSSRIGKAKAVTATARKIAVLFYNAVRYGMDYVDPGASSYETRYRTRVVNNLHRRAKAFGFVLQPLEPNVGDAVS from the coding sequence ATGAATCCCAAAAGATCGAAGTCGAAGGACGGCGGTAAGATGCCGATGGTGCACCCGAACGCGGCTGCCATCGACGTTGGCGCCACCATGCATATGGCGGCCGTTAGGGCAGATCGCGCACCGGAGCCAGTCCACAGTTTCGGTACCTTCACGGCCGATCTGCATCGGCTGGTCGACTGGTTTACGGAATGCGGCGTCGAGACCGTCGTCATGGAATCGACCAGCGTCTACTGGATTCCGATTTTCGAGCTTCTCGATGCCCGGGGATTTACCGTGTTTCTTGTCAACGCGCGCGATGCCAAGCACGTGCCGGGGCGTAAGACCGATGTCAGCGATGCGCAATGGCTGCAGCGGCTCCATTCATTCGGGTTGCTGCGGGCCAGCTTTCAGCCCAAAGGGCAGATTGCCGAACTGCGAGCCTACGTGCGTCAGCGCGAGCGTCTGCTGGAGTACGCGGCCTCACACATCCAGCATATGCAGAAGGCCTTGACGGAGATGAATCTTCAGCTCCACCACGTCGTCGCCGACATCACCGGCGCGACCGGCCTGCGTATCATACGCGCGATCCTTGCCGGCGAGCGCGATCCCGAGGCGCTGGCGTGCTTGCGCCACTACAGTTGCCACGCCAGTGCCGAGACGATTGCGAAGGCGCTCACCGGGAGCTACCGAGCCGAGCATCTGTTTGCGCTCGAGCAGGCACTTGCGCTTTACGACACCTACCACGAGAAGGCATCTGCCTGCGACGCCCGGATCGAAGCCGTGTTGAAGGAACTGAGCAACCATCGCGGACGTGGCCATGGACCAGCACCGCCGGCCTCGCTGCGTCGGAATCGAACCGATCAGGCGAACGCTCTAGCTTTCGACGTCCGCGAGGCGCTGTTCGCGTTGCTGGGAAAAGACATCACCACGATCGACGGCCTCGGTTCTTACCTCTCGCTGAAGCTGATCGCTGAATGCGGTGACGACCTCTCCTCGTGGCCAAGTGCAAAGCATTTTACCTCCTGGCTAGGACTGGCGCCGAGCAACAAGGTCTCCGGCGGCAAAAGGCTCTCGTCCCGAACGCGCCGATCCGGCGGCCGGGCGGCGGCGCTTCTGCGCCTTGCTGCCGTCACCGTCGGACGCACCGATACTGCGCTCGGCGCCTTTTACAGGAGACTTTCATCGCGCATCGGTAAGGCCAAGGCAGTGACCGCCACGGCCCGCAAGATCGCAGTTCTGTTCTACAATGCTGTGCGATACGGAATGGACTATGTCGATCCCGGGGCCTCGTCCTACGAGACGCGCTACCGGACGCGAGTGGTCAACAATTTGCATCGGCGTGCCAAGGCATTCGGCTTCGTTCTCCAGCCCTTGGAGCCGAACGTCGGCGATGCCGTTTCTTAG
- a CDS encoding TenA/THI-4 family protein, with protein sequence MVAGSRAKGEEIVTPLAEPTDLELIRKIAAAGGRKYTAGNIDRGKYQRLVALGWLTEVSVNISDVVYEVTEAGKAAARLK encoded by the coding sequence GTGGTTGCTGGAAGCCGCGCTAAAGGCGAAGAAATCGTGACTCCACTGGCAGAACCGACCGACCTTGAGTTGATCCGCAAAATCGCTGCTGCGGGCGGCAGGAAATACACCGCCGGAAACATTGACCGCGGAAAATATCAACGCCTCGTGGCATTAGGCTGGCTGACCGAAGTCTCCGTCAACATCAGTGATGTCGTGTACGAGGTAACTGAGGCTGGGAAAGCGGCCGCGCGACTGAAATAA
- a CDS encoding cold shock domain-containing protein, whose translation MASGVIKKWIADRGFGFIRPDDGGSDVFVHATSFPRGVEHHVGARVSYDIVNDERSGRPKAVNVRLSG comes from the coding sequence ATGGCGTCGGGAGTTATCAAAAAGTGGATCGCCGATCGAGGCTTCGGCTTCATCAGGCCTGACGACGGCGGCTCAGATGTATTCGTGCATGCCACGTCGTTCCCGCGCGGCGTTGAGCACCACGTGGGCGCGCGCGTGAGCTATGACATCGTCAACGATGAGCGAAGCGGCCGGCCGAAAGCCGTCAACGTACGACTCAGCGGCTAG
- a CDS encoding Effector protein NopP has product MYSRINGSSGQFSNASQADEPRYSADSDSFADALANMHLGSSSSGTRSYSLVDRPPVVEISRRQFADKAREYHGDEIRQIGANPQEYSSHISSKAKRTKKIAKKYGTTQYDTDSARYFSYQLGNTSVGLLRTEGGFEMGDVFQGEQWQEQFPGRTEVTSTVDLRVVHPLVENAGDILLEHQLRLDGDGALLHSRPGNQEARARSRQFGFVDVDADNMVLDPTQYPDRWTKNSNGQWQRADKPALYLSKEASDTETGHVSDRSDDGYDFM; this is encoded by the coding sequence ATGTATAGCCGAATCAATGGCTCATCCGGCCAATTCAGCAACGCCAGCCAGGCCGACGAGCCCAGATATTCGGCGGACAGCGACAGCTTCGCGGACGCGCTCGCAAACATGCACTTGGGTTCGTCTTCGTCAGGAACACGGTCGTACTCGCTGGTTGACAGGCCTCCTGTCGTGGAGATCTCAAGGCGCCAATTCGCTGACAAAGCGAGGGAGTATCATGGCGATGAGATCAGGCAAATTGGCGCGAACCCACAAGAGTATTCGTCTCACATATCCTCAAAGGCCAAGCGCACAAAAAAGATCGCTAAGAAATACGGCACGACGCAATACGATACGGATAGCGCGCGCTATTTCAGCTATCAGCTCGGCAACACCAGTGTCGGGCTTTTAAGAACAGAAGGCGGATTTGAGATGGGCGACGTGTTCCAAGGAGAACAGTGGCAGGAACAGTTTCCCGGGCGAACTGAAGTCACGTCCACCGTCGATCTTCGGGTGGTCCATCCGCTCGTCGAGAACGCCGGCGATATCTTGCTGGAGCATCAGCTTCGGCTAGACGGCGATGGGGCGCTGCTCCATTCCCGTCCTGGTAATCAAGAGGCCAGGGCCCGCTCGCGGCAGTTTGGCTTTGTCGATGTGGATGCCGATAACATGGTGCTTGATCCCACTCAATATCCCGATAGGTGGACGAAGAACAGTAACGGTCAATGGCAGCGGGCCGACAAACCCGCACTATATCTATCCAAAGAGGCCAGCGATACCGAAACAGGGCACGTTTCGGATCGGTCCGACGATGGCTACGACTTTATGTAG
- a CDS encoding NEL-type E3 ubiquitin ligase domain-containing protein — MDTWAGEEWQTEGEDRQEAVRRIRAWAEASDVYAGLELQYLGLTTLPAALPPGLQSLNVSDNELVHLPDTLPSGLRTLGASNNQLTGLPDNLPTRLQSLVIGSNQLTGLPDSLPEGLSTLAVGSNRLTSLPDTLPAGLQDLDVRGNLLTSLPDNLPSGLQLLAVGGNRLTSLPDTLPPDLQELEADGNRLTSLPDTLPDELQLLFARDNRLNSLPETLPSELQRLHVSGNRLTSLPENLPVELRVLEARNNRLTSLPETLLTELGSWCMVYVDDNPLPEQVRANLAGALNALGYAGPQVFFSMDGGTASGSARPLAEAVADWLKGEPETIAAWQNFASEEGAAEYALFLDKLQKTVNYDNPEFRQAVAEDLRQAAIRPQLRQQFFQLAFGASETCQDRITLTWNGMQTARLIADVEDEVYDDRLGELIQQARVLFRLNALEPIARQKVNSLRFVDEIEVYLAYQVKLRERLELQLIAPDMRFFDVAYVTDDDLNAAETQVRNEEAAGFADYLATRWQPWEMVVSRIAPEAHAQMENRLAEAINEEFPGRLQQRLADHHLTGDSEAEVQFGAQIREEIAREIKGALMRQVLENHAIEL; from the coding sequence TTGGACACCTGGGCCGGCGAGGAGTGGCAGACGGAAGGCGAGGACCGGCAAGAGGCGGTAAGACGAATAAGAGCTTGGGCAGAGGCCAGCGATGTCTATGCAGGGCTGGAGCTGCAATACCTAGGCCTGACGACATTGCCCGCCGCCCTTCCGCCCGGGCTCCAGTCGCTCAATGTGAGCGACAACGAGCTGGTGCACCTTCCTGACACTCTCCCGTCCGGACTGCGGACGCTCGGCGCCAGCAACAACCAATTGACCGGCCTGCCCGACAACCTTCCGACAAGACTTCAGTCACTCGTCATCGGCAGCAACCAGCTGACCGGGCTGCCCGACTCTCTTCCCGAGGGCCTTTCGACACTCGCCGTCGGCAGCAACCGGCTGACGAGCCTGCCAGACACCTTGCCGGCCGGGCTCCAGGACCTCGATGTCCGCGGCAACCTGCTGACCAGCCTGCCCGACAACCTCCCGAGCGGACTTCAATTGCTTGCCGTCGGCGGCAACCGGCTAACAAGCCTACCCGACACGCTCCCGCCCGACCTCCAAGAGCTCGAAGCCGACGGCAACCGGCTGACCAGCCTGCCCGACACTCTCCCCGACGAGCTCCAGTTGCTCTTCGCCCGCGATAACCGCCTGAATAGCCTGCCCGAGACCCTCCCGTCTGAACTCCAGAGACTCCACGTTAGTGGCAACCGGCTGACGAGCTTGCCCGAGAATCTCCCGGTCGAGCTCCGGGTGCTCGAAGCACGCAACAATCGGCTGACCAGCCTGCCGGAGACCCTGCTAACCGAGCTAGGTTCTTGGTGCATGGTTTATGTAGATGATAATCCGCTGCCCGAGCAGGTGCGGGCGAATTTGGCGGGAGCCCTGAATGCGCTGGGCTATGCCGGCCCGCAAGTTTTCTTTTCAATGGATGGAGGAACGGCGAGCGGCTCTGCGCGACCCCTGGCCGAGGCGGTAGCGGACTGGTTGAAGGGCGAGCCGGAGACGATCGCCGCCTGGCAGAACTTCGCTAGCGAGGAGGGTGCGGCGGAATATGCGCTCTTCCTCGACAAGCTGCAGAAGACCGTGAATTATGACAATCCCGAGTTCCGACAGGCGGTGGCCGAGGATCTGCGGCAGGCAGCGATCAGGCCGCAATTGCGCCAGCAGTTTTTTCAGCTGGCCTTCGGGGCGAGCGAGACCTGTCAGGATCGCATCACGCTGACCTGGAACGGTATGCAGACTGCACGTCTGATCGCTGACGTCGAGGACGAGGTCTATGACGATCGGCTCGGCGAACTCATCCAGCAGGCGCGAGTCCTGTTTCGCCTCAACGCGCTCGAGCCGATCGCTCGTCAGAAGGTCAACTCGCTCCGCTTCGTCGACGAGATCGAGGTCTATCTCGCCTATCAGGTCAAGCTACGTGAGCGGCTGGAACTGCAGCTCATCGCTCCGGACATGCGGTTCTTTGATGTCGCTTACGTCACTGACGACGACCTCAACGCAGCCGAGACGCAGGTGCGCAATGAGGAGGCGGCGGGGTTCGCCGACTATCTGGCAACTCGCTGGCAACCCTGGGAGATGGTGGTGAGCCGGATCGCTCCCGAAGCTCATGCACAGATGGAGAACCGGCTCGCCGAGGCGATAAACGAGGAGTTTCCGGGCCGCCTTCAGCAACGGCTCGCCGACCATCACCTAACCGGAGACAGCGAGGCCGAGGTGCAGTTCGGAGCCCAGATCCGCGAAGAGATCGCCCGCGAGATCAAGGGCGCTCTGATGCGCCAGGTGCTTGAGAACCATGCGATTGAGCTGTGA